One stretch of Streptomyces zhihengii DNA includes these proteins:
- a CDS encoding phosphodiester glycosidase family protein, with protein sequence MLATVTALAVGAAAPAAAATPDPPPRESAEILRPIAPPPATGPGTGSAAVVDGTGIETARSARPVAPGVRLTSYDRLEAAKWLRVDELSVDLGGDVATDYLSSGKVADRQSVSDLAARHDAGEGRRTVAAINADFFDINQTGAPLGAGIRDGELTHSPGYGTHRAVGIGPGGAGRVLELYFEGTLTLPSGPHPLGAYNAANVPAGGIGAYTSAWGEADRALTVDAASPVAEAEVRDGRVVAVHDRPGTGAVADGTTVLVGREAGAAALAALAPGDPVSLAYRPRTDSGPVPRTAVGGRELLVVDGVAQDHEGEGNNATAPRTAVGFSADGRRMHVITVDGRQADSGGVTLTELGLMMQKAGAHNALNLDGGGSSTLVAREPGSDALLVENSPSDGSERTVPNGLALTVPDGSGRLRGFWVETATPAATAPTGDPVLGGHPDRVFPGLTRRLTAAGFDETYGPAAGTPRWHTRAASVGRVDGDGVFHARRTGTTEAVAERGAARGTLRLSVLGELDRIEPTVRRVALGDSSATGTFGVLGHDAQGNSAPVEPGDVTLDYDRALFDIRPDGRGSFSVLARTGGRSAGPVTVRAGGETTVVGVTVGLAEQDVAGFEDAAAWRFSQARASGSLAATPDGHEGTGLELTYDFTQSTGTRAAYAAPPQPVAVPGQPQSFALWIKGDGNGAWPTLHLKDAAGSDHLLRGPYITWTGWQQVTFPVPAGAATPLSVFRFYLAETAANRQYTGRIVIDGLTAQVPPGIDLPAPPRVTDPLIDPAAVTGARDWRFAVMSDAQFVARDPDSALVRQARRTLREIRAAAPDFLVVNGDLVDEGAPADLAFARRVLEEELGDAVPWYYVPGNHEVMGGRIGDFVTEFGPAQRVFDHRGTRFVTLDTSSLSLRGGGIAQIRELRAQLDAAAADPGIGSVMVVEHVPPRDPTVQKASQLGDRKEAALVENWLAEFRRSTGKGAGLIGSHVGVFHASHVEGVPYLVNGNSGKNPAAPADEGGFTGWSMVGVDEVDPAEQAAARRAPFGPQPDWVSVQTRAHTDSLRLDAPLTLAPGATAPATATVLQGTRGVPAAWPVSVDWSGSPTLHIGSPRDARTRHAASFDPATGLLTGLRRGAITLAVTVNGVTTTTAVAITRTTASAA encoded by the coding sequence CTGCTCGCGACCGTGACCGCCCTCGCGGTGGGCGCCGCCGCGCCGGCCGCCGCCGCCACACCCGATCCGCCGCCCCGGGAGAGCGCGGAGATACTGCGGCCGATCGCCCCGCCGCCCGCCACCGGCCCGGGGACCGGCTCCGCGGCGGTCGTCGACGGGACGGGCATCGAGACCGCCCGCAGCGCACGGCCCGTCGCGCCCGGCGTACGGCTCACCTCCTACGACCGCCTCGAAGCCGCCAAGTGGCTGCGCGTCGACGAACTCTCCGTCGACCTCGGCGGCGACGTCGCCACCGACTACCTGTCGTCCGGGAAGGTCGCCGACCGGCAGAGCGTCAGCGACCTCGCGGCCCGCCACGACGCGGGCGAGGGGCGGCGCACGGTCGCGGCGATCAACGCCGACTTCTTCGACATCAACCAGACCGGCGCACCGCTCGGCGCCGGCATCCGCGACGGCGAGCTCACCCACTCGCCGGGCTACGGCACCCACCGGGCCGTCGGCATCGGGCCGGGCGGCGCAGGGCGCGTGCTGGAGCTGTACTTCGAGGGCACCCTCACGCTCCCCTCCGGCCCCCACCCCCTCGGCGCCTACAACGCCGCGAACGTGCCCGCCGGCGGCATCGGCGCCTACACCTCGGCCTGGGGCGAGGCCGACCGCGCCCTCACCGTCGACGCCGCCTCGCCCGTCGCCGAGGCCGAGGTCCGCGACGGCCGGGTCGTCGCCGTCCACGACCGGCCCGGCACCGGCGCCGTCGCCGACGGCACCACCGTGCTCGTCGGCCGGGAGGCGGGCGCCGCCGCGCTCGCCGCGCTGGCCCCCGGGGACCCGGTCTCCCTCGCCTACCGGCCGCGCACCGACAGCGGCCCGGTGCCCCGCACGGCGGTCGGCGGACGCGAACTCCTCGTCGTCGACGGCGTGGCCCAGGACCACGAGGGCGAGGGCAACAACGCCACCGCGCCCCGCACCGCCGTCGGCTTCTCGGCGGACGGCCGCCGGATGCACGTCATCACCGTCGACGGCCGGCAGGCCGACAGCGGCGGCGTCACCCTCACCGAACTCGGCCTGATGATGCAGAAGGCCGGCGCGCACAACGCGCTCAACCTCGACGGCGGGGGCTCCTCCACGCTCGTCGCCCGCGAACCGGGCAGCGACGCCCTCCTCGTCGAGAACAGCCCCTCCGACGGCAGCGAACGCACCGTGCCCAACGGTCTCGCCCTCACCGTCCCGGACGGCAGCGGCCGGCTGCGCGGCTTCTGGGTCGAGACCGCGACGCCCGCCGCCACCGCGCCGACCGGCGACCCCGTGCTCGGCGGGCACCCCGACCGGGTGTTCCCCGGCCTCACCCGCCGGCTGACCGCCGCCGGCTTCGACGAGACCTACGGCCCCGCCGCCGGCACGCCCCGCTGGCACACCCGGGCCGCCTCCGTCGGGCGGGTCGACGGCGACGGCGTCTTCCACGCCCGCCGCACCGGCACCACCGAGGCCGTCGCCGAGCGCGGCGCCGCCCGCGGCACCCTCCGCCTGTCCGTGCTCGGCGAACTCGACCGGATCGAACCGACCGTGCGCCGTGTCGCGCTCGGCGACTCCTCCGCCACCGGCACCTTCGGCGTCCTCGGCCACGACGCCCAGGGCAACAGCGCGCCCGTGGAGCCCGGGGACGTCACCCTCGACTACGACCGCGCCCTGTTCGACATCCGCCCCGACGGGCGCGGCTCCTTCTCCGTCCTCGCCCGCACCGGCGGGCGCAGTGCCGGGCCGGTCACCGTGCGGGCCGGCGGCGAGACCACCGTCGTCGGTGTGACCGTCGGCCTCGCCGAGCAGGACGTGGCCGGCTTCGAAGACGCCGCCGCCTGGCGCTTCAGCCAGGCCCGCGCGAGCGGCTCGCTGGCCGCGACACCCGACGGGCACGAGGGCACCGGCCTCGAACTGACCTACGACTTCACCCAGTCCACCGGCACCCGCGCCGCCTACGCCGCCCCGCCGCAGCCCGTCGCCGTCCCCGGGCAGCCGCAGTCCTTCGCCCTGTGGATCAAGGGCGACGGCAACGGCGCCTGGCCCACCCTCCACCTCAAGGACGCCGCGGGCTCCGACCACCTGCTGCGCGGGCCGTACATCACCTGGACCGGCTGGCAGCAGGTCACCTTCCCCGTCCCGGCGGGCGCGGCGACCCCGCTGTCGGTGTTCCGCTTCTACCTCGCGGAGACGGCGGCCAACCGGCAGTACACCGGACGCATCGTCATCGACGGCCTGACCGCCCAGGTCCCGCCCGGTATCGACCTGCCCGCCCCGCCCAGGGTCACCGACCCGCTGATCGACCCCGCCGCCGTCACCGGCGCCCGGGACTGGCGCTTCGCCGTGATGTCGGACGCCCAGTTCGTCGCCCGCGACCCGGACAGCGCGCTGGTGCGCCAGGCGCGCCGCACCCTGCGCGAGATCAGGGCCGCGGCGCCGGACTTCCTCGTCGTCAACGGGGACCTCGTCGACGAGGGCGCCCCCGCCGACCTGGCCTTCGCCCGCCGCGTCCTCGAGGAGGAGCTCGGCGACGCCGTGCCCTGGTACTACGTGCCCGGCAACCACGAGGTCATGGGCGGCCGGATCGGCGACTTCGTCACCGAGTTCGGCCCCGCGCAGCGCGTCTTCGACCACCGCGGCACCCGCTTCGTCACCCTCGACACCTCGTCGCTGAGCCTGCGCGGCGGCGGCATCGCCCAGATCAGGGAGCTGCGCGCCCAGCTCGACGCGGCCGCCGCCGACCCGGGGATCGGCTCGGTGATGGTCGTCGAGCACGTGCCGCCGAGGGACCCGACCGTCCAGAAGGCGAGCCAGCTCGGCGATCGCAAGGAGGCCGCGCTGGTGGAGAACTGGCTGGCGGAGTTCCGCCGCTCGACGGGGAAGGGCGCGGGCCTGATCGGCAGCCATGTCGGCGTCTTCCACGCCTCCCATGTCGAGGGCGTCCCCTACCTCGTCAACGGCAACTCCGGGAAGAACCCGGCCGCGCCCGCCGACGAGGGCGGCTTCACCGGCTGGTCGATGGTGGGCGTCGACGAGGTCGACCCCGCCGAGCAGGCCGCCGCCCGCCGCGCGCCCTTCGGCCCCCAGCCGGACTGGGTCTCCGTCCAGACCAGGGCCCACACGGACTCGCTGCGCCTGGACGCCCCGCTCACCCTCGCCCCCGGCGCCACGGCCCCGGCCACCGCGACCGTACTCCAGGGCACCCGCGGCGTCCCCGCGGCCTGGCCGGTGAGCGTCGACTGGTCGGGTTCCCCCACCCTCCACATCGGCAGCCCCCGCGACGCCCGCACCCGCCACGCCGCCTCCTTCGACCCCGCGACGGGCCTCCTCACCGGCCTCCGCCGCGGCGCGATCACCCTCGCCGTCACCGTCAACGGCGTGACCACGACGACAGCCGTCGCCATCACCCGCACCACGGCCTCGGCGGCGTAG
- a CDS encoding enoyl-CoA hydratase/isomerase family protein, with translation MAPDEGDGPVLLRTEGRAAYLTLNRPRAINALTHEMVRTAAAALDRWEHDEGVGVVVLSGAGERGLCAGGDIRAIHDDAKAGGRESVEFWRDEYRLNARVARYPKPYVALMDGIVMGGGVGVSAHGAVRVVTERSRIAMPETVIGFVPDVGGTHLLGRAPGELGTHLALTGEAVGAGDALMLGLADHFVPSDRLPAFAAALASGEVGAAVRRFAEPAPGAPLAGAREWIDRCYAAGTVEEIVERLRACGEPEAKETARALLERSPTALKVTLEAVRRARALGALEPVLEQEFRVSCAALSSPDLVEGVRARVIDKDRAPRWSPASLAEVSRAEVERHFAPLDGPGVWG, from the coding sequence ATGGCCCCCGACGAAGGCGACGGACCCGTACTGCTGCGCACCGAGGGCCGCGCCGCGTACCTCACCCTCAACCGCCCGCGCGCCATCAACGCCCTGACCCACGAGATGGTCCGCACGGCCGCCGCCGCGCTGGACCGCTGGGAGCACGACGAGGGCGTCGGCGTCGTCGTCCTGTCGGGTGCGGGCGAGCGGGGCCTGTGCGCGGGCGGCGACATCCGCGCCATCCACGACGACGCGAAGGCCGGCGGCCGGGAATCCGTGGAGTTCTGGCGCGACGAGTACCGGCTCAACGCGCGTGTCGCGCGCTACCCGAAGCCGTACGTCGCGCTGATGGACGGCATCGTGATGGGCGGCGGCGTGGGCGTGTCCGCGCACGGGGCGGTGCGGGTGGTCACCGAGCGCTCGCGGATCGCCATGCCGGAGACGGTCATCGGCTTCGTGCCCGATGTCGGCGGCACCCATCTGCTGGGCCGGGCGCCCGGTGAACTCGGCACCCACCTCGCGCTGACCGGCGAGGCGGTGGGCGCCGGGGACGCGCTGATGCTGGGCCTCGCCGACCACTTCGTGCCGTCCGACCGGCTGCCCGCGTTCGCCGCCGCCCTCGCCTCGGGCGAGGTCGGCGCCGCCGTGCGGCGGTTCGCGGAGCCCGCGCCCGGGGCGCCGCTGGCCGGCGCGCGGGAGTGGATCGACCGCTGCTACGCGGCCGGCACGGTCGAGGAGATCGTCGAGCGGCTGCGCGCCTGCGGCGAGCCCGAGGCGAAGGAGACGGCCCGGGCGCTGCTGGAGCGGTCGCCGACCGCGCTGAAGGTGACGCTGGAGGCGGTGCGCCGCGCCCGCGCGCTCGGCGCCCTGGAGCCGGTGCTGGAGCAGGAGTTCCGGGTCTCCTGCGCGGCCCTGTCGTCGCCGGATCTGGTCGAGGGCGTCCGCGCCCGGGTCATCGACAAGGACCGCGCCCCGCGCTGGTCCCCGGCGAGCCTCGCCGAGGTGTCGCGCGCCGAGGTGGAGCGCCACTTCGCGCCCCTGGACGGGCCCGGGGTGTGGGGCTGA
- a CDS encoding serine hydrolase domain-containing protein has translation MTEQPTRIEGHCDERFAAVREAFEENFRDRGELGAAVSVIVDGALVVDLWGGWADAARTRPWERDTLVNVWSTTKGPTALCAHLLADRGLLDLDAPVAFYWPEFAAAGKGKVLVRHLLSHRAGLAGLREPHSLDDLYDWDLTCARLAATEPWWEPGTRSGYHALTYGHLVGEVVRRITGVLPGEFLAAEITGPLGIDFAIGLPEEESGRIAELVQPRSGGEQAAAFAQLPPVAVAALANPGTGVAAANTAPWRAAEIPAANGHGTARAVAALYGIVAGRGEHDGHRVLSEAAAERVREGQGACRDLVLGAGFAQETDVALGLWLSGANGSYGPNPRAVGHDGFGGSCGLADPEAGLSLGYVMNRMGPHIADDPRKMTLVDAAYRAL, from the coding sequence ATGACCGAGCAGCCCACCCGGATCGAAGGCCACTGCGACGAGCGGTTCGCCGCCGTGCGGGAGGCGTTCGAGGAGAACTTCCGCGACCGCGGGGAACTGGGCGCGGCCGTGTCCGTGATCGTGGACGGCGCCCTCGTGGTGGACCTCTGGGGCGGCTGGGCCGACGCCGCCCGCACCCGCCCCTGGGAACGGGACACCCTGGTCAACGTCTGGTCCACGACCAAGGGCCCGACCGCGCTCTGTGCCCACCTCCTCGCCGACCGCGGACTGCTCGACCTCGACGCCCCGGTCGCCTTCTACTGGCCCGAGTTCGCCGCCGCGGGCAAGGGCAAGGTGCTCGTACGCCACCTCCTGTCGCACCGCGCCGGCCTCGCCGGGCTGCGGGAGCCCCACTCCCTCGACGACCTCTACGACTGGGACCTGACCTGCGCCCGGCTCGCCGCCACCGAGCCCTGGTGGGAGCCCGGCACCCGCTCCGGCTACCACGCCCTGACCTACGGACACCTCGTCGGCGAGGTCGTCCGGCGGATCACCGGAGTGCTGCCGGGCGAGTTCCTCGCGGCGGAGATCACCGGCCCGCTCGGCATCGACTTCGCCATCGGCCTGCCCGAGGAGGAGAGCGGCCGGATCGCCGAACTCGTGCAGCCCCGCTCCGGCGGCGAACAGGCCGCGGCCTTCGCCCAGTTGCCGCCGGTCGCCGTCGCCGCGCTGGCGAACCCCGGGACGGGCGTGGCCGCCGCCAACACGGCGCCGTGGCGCGCCGCCGAGATCCCCGCCGCGAACGGGCACGGCACCGCCCGCGCCGTGGCGGCGCTGTACGGGATCGTCGCGGGACGCGGGGAGCACGACGGGCACCGGGTGCTGAGCGAGGCCGCCGCCGAGCGGGTGCGCGAGGGACAGGGCGCCTGCCGCGACCTGGTGCTCGGCGCCGGATTCGCCCAGGAGACGGACGTCGCGCTGGGGCTCTGGCTCAGCGGCGCGAACGGCTCCTACGGCCCCAACCCCCGGGCCGTCGGCCACGACGGATTCGGCGGCTCCTGCGGCCTCGCCGACCCCGAGGCGGGGCTCTCCCTCGGCTACGTGATGAACCGGATGGGCCCGCACATCGCCGACGACCCCCGCAAGATGACCCTCGTCGACGCGGCCTACCGCGCCCTGTAA
- a CDS encoding SpoIIE family protein phosphatase, whose translation MPDLAASGGGGAQPLLSFALAGILDDVRAHAGAVYLMSEADDILEMAVMAGLPRAFAAPWERVALSARIPVSDAARARRLVWVPGEEAMARRYPRVSVVLPYPFAVAAVPVATPRALYGAVFVTWPGSRPAELSAVERARLVAAADRLAVRLERAAERGQRITGEADFTGTAPPAGAAAEAARMVARLPEGVCSLDIDARITFANTAMGELVGVPAARLVGRSLWSALPWLDDPVHEDRYRAALMSQEGTSFVALRPPRHWLEFRLHPSRSGITVQVAPASRGAAGEPPGTALRDGRPGGPPAKDRDTPRSAPERPADDAARHGPSRLVAISHLLSLAGALTEAVGVSDVVELVADEIMPAVGSSALVVLAAEGGRLRVLGHRGYDDPMIVGRFDGMPLTAPTPGARALATGVPSFFATRAELEHIYPVRTATPDGMAAWAYLPLIASGRPVGTCVLGYAEPHRFGTDERALLTSLGGLMAQALERARLYDAKHRLAHGLQSALLPHSLPLLPGLDVAARYLPGTQGMDIGGDFYDLMRTEGGAAPPEAAGRGAVSRIRPDAAAVIGDVQGHNVAAAGMMGQVRTAVRAYTAAGQSPGRVMSSTNRLLIDLDADLLASCLYVHLDLDRRRVLLARAGHPQPLLRDPEGRVHVLDLAGGPLLGVDPSAVYPTTSVPLPPGSVLVFYTDGLIERPGTDIDDALAELAGRLARAGEPLEELADALLGDTPSERGDDTALLLLRTRDRP comes from the coding sequence GTGCCGGACCTGGCCGCCTCCGGTGGCGGGGGAGCGCAGCCGCTGCTGTCCTTCGCGCTGGCCGGGATCCTCGACGACGTCCGCGCCCACGCGGGCGCCGTCTATCTGATGTCGGAGGCGGACGACATCCTGGAGATGGCCGTCATGGCCGGGCTGCCCCGGGCCTTCGCCGCCCCCTGGGAGCGGGTCGCGCTGTCGGCGCGCATCCCGGTCTCCGACGCCGCGCGGGCCCGGCGGCTGGTGTGGGTGCCGGGGGAGGAGGCCATGGCGCGCCGCTACCCCCGGGTCTCCGTCGTCCTGCCGTACCCGTTCGCCGTCGCGGCCGTCCCCGTCGCCACCCCGCGTGCGCTCTACGGGGCCGTCTTCGTGACCTGGCCCGGCTCCCGCCCGGCTGAGCTCTCCGCGGTGGAGCGCGCCCGGCTGGTGGCCGCGGCCGACCGGCTCGCGGTCCGGCTGGAGCGGGCGGCCGAGCGCGGGCAGCGCATCACCGGGGAGGCCGACTTCACCGGGACGGCGCCTCCCGCGGGCGCCGCGGCCGAGGCGGCCCGGATGGTCGCCCGGCTGCCGGAGGGCGTCTGCTCCCTGGACATCGACGCCCGCATCACCTTCGCCAACACCGCGATGGGCGAACTCGTCGGCGTCCCGGCGGCCCGCCTGGTGGGCCGGAGCCTGTGGTCGGCCCTCCCGTGGCTCGACGACCCCGTCCACGAGGACCGCTACCGCGCCGCGCTGATGAGCCAGGAGGGCACGTCGTTCGTGGCGCTGAGGCCGCCGCGGCACTGGCTGGAGTTCCGGCTGCACCCGAGTCGCAGCGGCATCACCGTCCAGGTCGCGCCCGCGAGCCGAGGCGCGGCGGGGGAGCCGCCGGGCACGGCGCTCCGCGACGGCCGGCCGGGCGGGCCGCCCGCGAAGGACCGCGACACCCCCCGGTCCGCCCCGGAGCGGCCCGCCGACGACGCCGCCCGGCACGGACCGTCCCGCCTGGTCGCCATCTCCCATCTGCTGAGCCTGGCGGGCGCGCTCACCGAGGCCGTCGGCGTCTCGGACGTCGTCGAGCTGGTGGCCGACGAGATCATGCCCGCCGTCGGCAGCAGCGCCCTGGTGGTGCTGGCGGCCGAGGGCGGCCGGCTGCGGGTGCTCGGCCACCGCGGATACGACGATCCGATGATCGTGGGCCGGTTCGACGGCATGCCGCTGACGGCGCCCACCCCCGGTGCGCGGGCCCTGGCCACCGGCGTCCCGTCGTTCTTCGCCACCCGCGCGGAGCTGGAGCACATCTACCCGGTGCGCACCGCCACCCCCGACGGCATGGCCGCCTGGGCCTATCTGCCCCTGATCGCCTCCGGCCGCCCGGTGGGCACCTGCGTCCTCGGGTACGCCGAGCCGCACCGCTTCGGCACCGACGAACGCGCCCTGCTGACCAGCCTCGGCGGGCTGATGGCGCAGGCCCTGGAGCGCGCCCGGCTCTACGACGCCAAGCACCGCCTCGCGCACGGCCTCCAGTCCGCCCTGCTCCCGCACAGCCTGCCGCTGCTCCCTGGCCTGGACGTCGCCGCCCGCTACCTCCCGGGCACCCAGGGCATGGACATCGGCGGCGACTTCTACGACCTGATGCGCACCGAGGGGGGCGCGGCTCCTCCCGAGGCGGCCGGGCGCGGTGCCGTCTCCCGGATCCGCCCGGACGCGGCCGCCGTCATCGGCGACGTCCAGGGCCACAACGTCGCCGCCGCCGGGATGATGGGCCAGGTGCGCACGGCGGTGCGGGCCTACACGGCCGCCGGCCAGTCACCGGGCCGGGTCATGTCCAGCACCAACCGGCTGCTGATCGACCTCGACGCCGACCTCCTCGCGAGCTGCCTCTACGTGCACCTGGACCTGGACCGGCGGCGGGTGCTGCTGGCGCGGGCCGGGCACCCGCAGCCGCTGCTGCGCGACCCCGAGGGCCGGGTGCACGTCCTGGACCTCGCGGGCGGGCCGCTGCTCGGCGTCGACCCGTCGGCCGTCTATCCGACGACGTCGGTCCCGCTGCCGCCCGGGTCGGTGCTGGTGTTCTACACCGACGGGCTGATCGAGCGGCCGGGGACGGACATCGACGACGCGCTGGCGGAGCTGGCGGGCAGGCTCGCCCGCGCCGGCGAACCGCTGGAGGAGCTCGCCGACGCCCTGCTCGGGGACACGCCCTCGGAGCGCGGCGACGACACGGCGCTCCTGCTGCTGCGCACCCGCGACCGCCCCTGA
- a CDS encoding oxygenase MpaB family protein, with amino-acid sequence MDADPRTGDPGLFGPSSVTWHAHGDPVMWIAGVRALWLQALHPRAVRGVMQNSDFRQDAWGRLLRTADFVGTITYGATGAAEKAGARVRRIHSRLTAEDPDTGERYGVGEPALLLWVHCAEVASYLDVLCRSGLPVDGAAADRYLREQRESARLVGLDPAAVPATRAELDAYFARVRPELAAGPEAYAVDDFLRRPPVHPLLVPARALLWRHAAALAYASLPGWAHGLYGRPAPPEAVVSHRLAVTGGLLRRVPARIRWQLPPGHILKAMARLGPGTRPTPHGLTGGAAILDGQGRANGSDGGDSTRWRKPG; translated from the coding sequence ATGGACGCTGACCCGCGCACGGGCGACCCGGGGCTCTTCGGCCCCTCGTCCGTCACCTGGCACGCGCACGGCGACCCGGTCATGTGGATCGCCGGCGTCCGCGCGCTCTGGCTCCAGGCGCTCCACCCCCGCGCCGTGCGCGGCGTGATGCAGAACAGCGACTTCCGCCAGGACGCCTGGGGCCGGCTGCTGCGCACCGCCGACTTCGTCGGCACCATCACCTACGGCGCCACCGGGGCCGCCGAGAAGGCCGGCGCCCGCGTGCGCCGCATCCACTCCAGGCTCACCGCCGAGGACCCGGACACCGGCGAGCGCTACGGCGTCGGCGAGCCCGCCCTGCTGCTGTGGGTGCACTGCGCCGAGGTCGCCTCCTACCTCGACGTGCTGTGCCGCTCGGGCCTCCCGGTCGACGGCGCCGCCGCCGACCGCTACCTGCGCGAACAGCGCGAGTCCGCCCGCCTGGTGGGCCTCGACCCGGCCGCCGTCCCGGCCACCCGGGCCGAACTCGACGCCTACTTCGCGCGGGTGCGCCCCGAACTCGCCGCCGGACCCGAGGCGTACGCCGTCGACGACTTCCTCCGCCGGCCCCCGGTCCACCCGCTGCTCGTCCCCGCGCGCGCCCTGCTGTGGCGGCACGCCGCCGCCCTCGCGTACGCCTCCCTGCCCGGCTGGGCCCACGGCCTCTACGGCAGACCCGCCCCGCCCGAGGCGGTCGTCTCGCACCGGCTCGCCGTCACCGGGGGTCTGCTGCGGCGCGTCCCCGCCCGGATACGCTGGCAGTTGCCGCCCGGTCACATCCTGAAGGCGATGGCACGGCTCGGGCCCGGCACCCGCCCCACCCCGCACGGACTCACAGGAGGGGCCGCCATACTGGACGGTCAGGGGAGGGCGAACGGCAGCGACGGGGGCGACAGCACGAGATGGCGGAAACCAGGCTGA